GGGCGATCAATGCGCGCTTGCGAAGGAATCGGAAGGTGTGGGCATCCGATGTCGAATCAAATCCTTGAACAATTTGGTTTCTGATTTTTTTCGGAATCTGGACATGGTCTATTGTTGACGAGCGGAGCAACTGGATCATTAGATGATTGAGTCTAATCAACGGTTTCTCCAGAAAATTGAGTAGCTGAGCTCTCTTTATGCGTTGTTGAAAATGCTGCTAAGGCTTTGTTGCGCATGCATTCTGTTCAATCTGTGACGATGGAGGCTGAGAAAGAATGTCTCCAGCGCCGGAAAAGGTGCATTAAATGGATTCTCAGGCTTCCTCCCACTTGAATTGCCAGCCATCCGATTCAATGAAGGCTGAAATGTTTTGCAAAATCTCTTCGCAAAGAGATGGGCTGATGTTGAATGAAAAGTGTTGAGGAGGATCGAAGAAAATCGAAACAGTAGGCCATCCCTGTTCGTTTTGTTCTGAGTATGCCCCGCTATCTGTTGATATCAGCTTGATTCCGAAGTCTTGAAGAACTATGCTTGACCACTTTGTAATGATTTCAAGCGGGGCACTTGAAGTGATTAAATATTCGTGACTCATACGTTTTTCTCTTTGCGTTGCGGCGATGTGGTCGATTTCGAGCTATTCAAGATTTCTCTCTTCTCGAACAAATGTTGGCAATTTTCTAATCTCCGCCCTTAGGATTTCAAGATCACTAGCTAGCAGTCGGAAGGTCATTGGCGAGATTTATCGTTAGTTTTGTAGATATTTTATCACGGCTGTTTCGGTCTGATGCTGAATTTAGTCGTCTCCAGAATTCTCAAGCTCATCAGCCATGCGATTTAGATAAGATGCGAGATTTCGAGCGTCGACTTCCGTTAGCTCGACAGGGTCACCGAATGGCGAAATCGCCTTGATGTGGATCGACGTTCCTTGTTCAATCCAAACGCGGATCTCATCATGATCAAACTTTTCCATGATTGCTCTCCAGATGCCTGAAAATGAGGGTAAGAGGAGGCTTAATCTCTATGGTCATGGGGTTGGGCGCGATAGCTGATAGATCGATTCGACGTTGTCGATCAGGCTTGCCTCAAGCAGAAAAGAAGATACTTTCAAATCAACGTTTTGTGTGGTGCCGTTGATTGTAATAAAGCCGAACCCTGTTTCGTCATGTGGGTATGCGATCACGTTCAATTCATCAAAAACAAAAAACAAGTGCCCGAAAATCCGGCTATTTGTCATCAAGGTAAAGGATAAGTTCTTTAGTGTTTCAATGTCGGGACTGGAGTAAATTCTGAAACGTTCAGGGCTCGATAAGCTTTCAATGCCATCGTGCTCGCGATCTAAGTGCAGAAGATTGTCCTTGATGAGCTTTTTCTCGATTGGTTTTGCAAATTTTAAAATTTTTGGACTGTAGTCAATCGGGAAGAAACAATCTCGAATAAGGGAAGAGACGACAGTGCATTTTCTGGAATCTTGAGAAAAATGAGCGCAAAATAAATTTATTGTCTGCTTCATTGATTTAAGCGAAAAATTCTCTCGTTTTCTGCAGCATCCTATCCAGTTTTCGCCTTGTCCGTACCCGAGCAGCGCGATGCTCGAAATAATCTTGTGGAGTATTTCTTTGCCTTGTTTTGATGCTGATATGTCAATCATAAATAAATCTCAATGATTAAGCCTGCTTTGCCTTTTGTGACCCCTTTTCTGGGGGGTGGGAGCATATTCATTCCTGACCCAGGTTTTGATTCTCGTTCAATACTGTGTTGAGTGTTTGTTTTTGTCATATTTAATCTGAATGTGGGATGTTTTTGATGAGGATGTCGCCTGGCTGGAGGAAAAAAGCCTCGCTAGTCCGCGTGAGATCGGTCCAGTTTTGGCGGTTTTCTGTTTCGTTGTCATCGATAATTCGAAATGCAGAGGATGGTGATTGGATGAGTGAATTAGGTAACCGGATTACGGTTGAATTTGGCTGGATGTCATACAATTCTGCCCATCGGACCAAGGAAATTAAAGCATCAATAGCTTTCTTTTCTTCCAGGGCCGCTTCGCTCTTTTTTGCACGCAGACTGGAAATGCAGTCATTCCTAATGCAGTCAAGCTTTTGTTTGATGATGGTGAAATTCATTTTGATCCTGCCTTGATGTTAAGGTCGCAACTTCCTTGCCTACCGTGGGCTGAAATGTTGTTGCGCGGAGATCTTCTGAGTGGATGCCAACCGAATGTTTGAGGGAACATCCGAGCAGGACGCGCTCTTAATGGATTTTTGCTCCTCTAACTAGGTGAGGTAAGGACGTAAACAGGAATTTCAATGAAGTGATGTTGGAAGCCGGTTCAATCGGAATGTCATTTCGCTGGCTATCCGATTGATTACGCATAGACAGCGATTTCAGAATTTCGGTCCTGCTGGGTTATCAGTATTGGGTTCCCAGAGAGAAACGTGCTCTTCAACAACTGTGGCTAAAATCCTGGCTGACGGCATCCAGATAACAATGTTTTCGTCAGACGGAAATATCAGGGCATGCCAATAAAACTTGAACAAGTCGAACCTTATTTTTATGCCTTCTTCGTTTGACCAAAGGAGGAAAATGTACTCTGTATCTTCGTGATATATTTCGTTCTCGAGTCCAGATTCTTGGTAGTTTTTATCCGTGTCAACAAGTAGTGTTTTGTAAATCCTCCAAGGAAGAATCAAATCTTGATGGAATTCCATAATGTGACTCTGAGTATTGAATAAATCATACCTTATCTCCTTGGTTTTGGTAAGATCGAGAATGCTGATGAGAGATTGAGAAAAACAACTCTTGGGAATGTGTTCTAATCTCCAAAAACTATCAGCGGGAGATACTTCCATTCACGCCTCCTTTTTTCAGCTTGACCAATCCAGCCATTTGATTCGCTCTCGATTATTTTGGGGTGCATTGGTTGTGTGGCCTTCATTTTGATGATTTTGATCATACTCGAGGATGCCTAGTCACTCGCTGCTCAACAAGGATTCTCGATTGTAGTATACTGCGTTGAAGAACCATGCTTCGCTCGGCACGAAGAACAGTACGATACAAGAGCCTTCGTTTCCAGGTGCCGCAAGCCAAGTGGCAAATAGGCCCTGTACAGGCACCCTTTCGCAATTGATGGAGTTGGCTAGCGACATCCAGCAACCAGTCGGCGTCTGCAAGATGCGGCGCAAAATCGGCTCGTGGCGTTTGAGAGAAACAACGTTTCCGCAGAAAGAGTCTAGATCCGAAGATGGGTCTTGGTCGGAATGCGACTCAATGGATGTCATTTTTTGTCCTGCATCTGTGATGATTGGAGGTGCGAATATAATGGGAGCGGCCATAAAAACAACAATATTGATTATTGGCCATCTAGCTGATTTCCATCAATCTTTGATTGTATCGTTTCTATGCATTCCGCGCACCAGCTTTTCCCGTCTGGTCCCTGTTCTTCTGAAAGAATTTTTAGAAAATCTATCGTGCGTTGATTTGTGCTGCTGCTTACCAGAAAATATACGGAATATTGCAAATCAGAATAATAGGCCTTGTCTTTTCTGAATCTGCCAAGCAAGTATGCTGCGACAGGCTCATTCAATTGGAACGCCAATTCAAGTTGGCTGTAAATTGCCTCGGTCGCTCCATTCAGAACCGTGAGATCTCCAGCTATTCGTTTTCTGAAGCTTTTGTAATACTTTTCGCCGCCCCCATTGAGGATTGCGGCCTCGGCTACTTCTAGATCTATTTGAAGAGTAATGTCAGTCATTTTCGCCTCAGGGTTATAGTATGAGTGGATCGTTTGTTGGCAACTGAATTGCCTGTTTTCTTTCCTGCGTCATTTGGTTTTTTCAGCCTTAATTTCAGGTTTCGAGTGGCCTGCGGCGCTCCATTCGTAGAGCCAGATTTTGTCGGCGTTGGGGCCAAGAGGTTCCGGTGCTTTGCACCGGGATTCTTTCTTCCGGACGCGGGTCCGGTAGCCGTTTTCCGGGTGCGTCGGCACCCGGCCTGCAAAATTCGGCTGAAAGCGACCGGCTCGTTCCGGCGCAAAGCGACCGGTCCGTTTCGGACGAATCCGACCGGTCGATTCCGGCTCAAAGCGACCGGTTTTGGCCAGGTCGGATTCGCCTGACCCAGAGCGCCTGAGGCGATGGGTCCGGGAGCCTTTCGCACCCTTGGTCTTCCATCCGGAGGGCCGAGACATGAGAGGCAGGACATCAATGAGACGAATTCGTGAAGCCATCCGGCTTGTTCACGAGCAGGGCATGAGCCGCACACGTGCCGCGGCCGCACTTGGCATCGGCAAGACCACCTTGCTCGAAATTCTGGAACGACTGGAGCGCAGCGGCCTTTCGCCTTCGGATGCGATGTCATTTTCCGACATCGATCTCGAAACGCATCTGTATCCTCCAGCTCCTGCGCCCACCGAGCGCATCGCGATCGAGCCTGATGTGGACCACTTGGTATCGGAGCTCAAGCGTCCCGGAGTAACTCGAAAGCTTCTTTGGGAAGAATATCGAAAAGTCCATCCGCAAGGCCTTGGATACACAGCATTCTGTGATCGCATCCAGCATCATCGATCCAGCTCTGATCTTGTGATGCGCCAGGAGCACAAACCCGGCGAAAAGGTCTTTGTCGACTACAGCGGTGATCGTCTGGAGCTTTTCGATCCTCAGACAGGGGAGGTCACCATTCAGGAACTGTTCGTCATGGCTTGGGGAGCCAGCCATCTGATCTATGCCGAGCCTCAGGATAGTCAGAAATTGGCCGATTGGACAATGGGGCACGTCCGTGCTTTCGAATATTTCGGATGCGTGCCCTCGGTGGTCGTGCCTGACTGCCTACGTAGTGCCGTGACCAAGGTTCATACGTTCGACCCGGAATTGAATCGCACTTACGTCGAGATGTGCCGCCACCACAATGTCGTGGCCGTCCCTGCGCGTCCACGCAAGCCCAAAGACAAAGCCAAGGTGGAAAATGCCGTCCGCATCGTGCAGCAGCGGATCATAGCGGTGCTCCGTGATCGCAAATTTCACAACCGCCAATCGCTCGAGGTTGCCGTGCGCGAGGAGGTGGATCGCATCAATGCCACGCCCATGGTGGGATACGACAAGAAGTCCAGAAAGGAGCTTTTCGAGGAGGTGGACCGTCCTGCGGCGCAGCCTCTTCCCCAGGATCGCTGGGAACATCAGAAATGGCTCCGGCGTCGCGTTGGAATCGATTATTGCGTCGAATTCGAACGCCACTGGTACAGCGTTCCTCACAAATTGGCGGGGCACCTCGTGGACGTGCGCGTCACCGTGAGCGCAGTGGAGGTCTATCTCGAGCAAGAGCGCATCGCGGTGCATACTCGCATTCATCGAGCTGGCGGGCACTCGATCCAAGAAGCACACATGCCAGAAAATCATCGACATGCTCTTCCGGCAAGCCTGGATCAAATCCTTTGGAGAGCTCAGAGAATCGGCCCCTCGATGACCGAGGTAGTCCATGCTCGCATCGAGGCTGTCGCCAATCCGGTAGCAGCTGCACGTGCATGTCTGGGGCTGCTGAGGCTTGCGGAGAACGCTGTATCCATCGAGCGTGCGGAGCGAGCGGCGATCTATGCGCTGGAACACAGGCTCCTATCGTGCGCGCAATTCGAGAAGATCCTGCAATCAGGTGCGGCGGAGCCAAAGGAGACAGAATCCGACGCATTCGTGAAGCACGGGAACCTACAGGGATTGGCCCTGTGGGCGCAGGGGGTGTGATCATGGAGCAGATGACGCTCTCCCGCTTGCGCGAATTGAAACTATCCCAAATGGCAAACCGGCTGGAGGAACTCGCGGGAAACCCGCAAAGCCATTCGATGCACTGGAAGGACGTCGTGGCCTCGATGGTCGATTGCGAGTACGACAACCGTTCCTCTCGCCGACTCCAGGAGCTCTTGCGCAAGGCGCGAATGAAGTATCCGACCGCCAGCCTGGAATCTTTGGAGTACGATCCGCAAAGAGGATTATCAAAGGACCTCATGCGAGACCTCGCAAGTGGCCGATGGATCGAACAGGCTCACAACGTCCTGATCAGTGGCCCGACAGGAACTGGCAAGACCTATCTGGCTTGCGCCTTGGCCGGACTTGCCTGCCGACGAGGAGTACGCACATCCTATGCGCGAGTGAGCGTTTTCCTGGATTACATGGCATCGGAAAGAGCTCTGGGCGGCTATGCCAAGGCATTGGAGAAACTACGGAAATCCCCTTTGTTGGTCCTGGACGATCTCGGGGCCGACATTCTCAATCGTGAACAGAGGCGCATCCTCTTCGATGTGATCGAGGATCGCTCGTTGGAAGGGGCTGTGGTGGTCACAAGTCAAGTCCCCATCGAGCAATGGGCAGAAGTCTTCGGCGAGGCCGGTGCCGCCGAGGCCATCCGCGACAGACTCCTGCAGAATGGCTACAGAATCGCCCTCAAAGGCGCGTCAAGAAGGGGGAGATTCCGGACCAATCCGACCGGTTGAAATACATTGTCCTCCTAAGGCCTCCCGGCCTTCGGCGGACACCGGTCGCTTTGAAGCGAAACGGGCGGTCGCTTTGGCCGAAATGCGCACCCTGCCCCCGACCAGAGGGACTGGCGCCGTCCCTCTGGACACCCGCGCCGGGGGACTCGCCCTGGAACGGGCCAAGCCGCTTCGGGCCAGGTGAGTGCTTGGGGATGTTGGGAGGATCTGTTGGCGAAGGCATCAGGGGCGCGATCGATATCGTCTGTCTTATGGCCGTTCCAATATGCTCGTCCCCCGGACCCCCTGCCAGTTTTGGTTGTTGTTGCCCAGCACGTCCGGGGGGCGCCAGAGCTTGTGGAAGTCGTTGTAATAGGCGCCAGAAAGGTTCCCGAAGCCGTCGTATTCAAACTCCGCCGGATCGTAAGCGGAATCCACAATTTATTTGAGGTGGTCGTCCACTTCCCAGATGTATTCGCGGTTGCGCTCTTTGTCCTTTTTGCCAAAGGAATGCCGCAGAGGCCGTCCGTGCTGGTCGCGCTCCCGGTGGATTGTGGCTCCTCCACCTCAGGCGGTTCGAATGCCCACCTGGGGTGGAGGAGCTTCGGGGCTTTCAAAGAGAGGATACTCTTCCAGTAAATTCAATGTCTCCATAGGCGATTACAGCTGCACTAATTCTCCATCATCATCTTCCAAATGCGCAGGTTGTATCTTGTCGCAAAAATCAATTAGGTGTTTTAAATCTCTGGAGTAGCACTCCGTGTTTTGATCCAGAATGTCAACCCGAATGGTCATCGAGCTAAAAATTACGCGAATGTCGTATCCCCAGGTCGAACTCGTATATGGTGAGCATAGCCAAAATTCAGCATTCCTTTCTTCTCGTACAAATGTTGGAAGGTTTCTTATCTCTGTTCTTATGATTTCAAGATCGCTGACAGTCGGAAGACCATCTACGAAATTTATTCTTAGCTCGGTTGACATTTAGTTTCCATGGTTTCGACCTGACTCTGTCGGGAAATCAAACGGATTTTTGATGCCGATATGTGTGCGACTCGGATCTGTGGAGGGTGCGCCATCGTCATCAAGTTCCGTGGTTGCGGACTCTCCCTTTTTTCCAAATGCTTTGTGAACATGTGCATTATTCCCGCTTTTAAATGGCGTATTTTTTAACATTCCCATACTTGTGAACTTGCGCTTCTGACCTTTCTGGGCGAACCCATCTTCGGCTTCTCGAGTTTGAGGGATTTCTTAGGACAAAGCCTCTCCTTTTTAGTGCTTCTATCCAAGGCTAAATCCTCCGTCTTTCAGAAGGGCAACTTTCAGCCAGCAGACTTGTTTTTTCGAGTCGACTTTAATCATTGATACAGATCAGATGGGGTTGATTTTTGTGTTGTTCCTGCGCAAATGGTGGGCTGAAGGTTGATAGCACAACGGTTGATTCTTGCCAACCGGAACGCGCTTTGGTGCGTATCAGGGGCTTTCAGCCCCTTGTACGAATTCGCCGACTTTGTAGTCTGCGGTTGTTCAGTCATCTTCTGTTGCTTTCTACGAATGCATCGAGCGGGAGGCATCTTGTTCCATCTTTTGGTTCAATGCGTAGTTCTTCCGAGATGCTGTTCCGATTCAGGCGTGTTTAAGCCAATCGTATAGGTCCGAATAATCATGGACCAAGCAATGAACACTCCAGACATATATTCGGATATCATTTGGGTCATTAAAATTGAAGCCGGATACATTTTTGTCATCATAGATGTAAATTGGCAAAATGTCTCCCCAAAGTTTCATGCCATCTTTTTGATGTGTTTTTCCGGCAATCGCCTGCTCGTAATCTCTCCACTGATCGTTTCCGATGCGAGAATTAATGGTTTTAAGCTCGCACAAATTGGCTATAAATTTTCCATTCGAGAGATTGGGGTACTCATTTAGTATGTTTGTTTCGTGATTTTCTTTGCAGAATTCTTTAAACGCAACGGGGTATGAGACGGAAAGCATTCGTTCTGCTTCGGAGATGTAATTAATATCTGGAGCAAAAATGCTTTTTCTTTTCATGGCTATACTAATCCCTTCCAGTTCTAATCGAAACGTTAACGGATAATGGTGCTTTTTTGCAACCTGGCTTTGTGATTTAGCAGGACCTATTAAAAGACGTGCCGCTTACATGATTCTGTCGTTGGTGATGGATTGGGTGCCCTTCTCATTTGCCTTTGACGAAATCGATAAAATGCAATTTTCGCACCATTTCTGACCTTCAGGACCTAATTCTCTAGATAAAATCTTCAAAAAGGGAATCAAGTGCATGTCCGTACTGCTCATCACCCAAAGGCTGACTGAATTTTCTAGGTCGTGTCCACAGCATTTATCCTTCCTGAATCTTCCCATTAGGTATGCAGCCACTGGCTCATTAATATCAACTATTTTTTTATTTGATTGTGGATTATTCTGTCTATCCCTTCGGTCGCATTTAGCTCTCCGGTGGTCGCTTTTCGGAATTTCAAATACTGTTCCCTTCCGCGCCCATTCAGGATTTCATTTTCCATTGCATCCAGGTCGAATTCTAGTTCATTCCGAAATTCCATTTTCCTGACCTCGCATCTAGCCTAGTGTTTGTGTGTGCGCAGCTCTTCTATTATTTTCGGAACCCCCAAGATCAACAGGATGGGGCCGGAAAAAGAAAAATCGATGTGTTCGGTGGTGACCTTGCCGGAAGCGATGTCCACCGGGTGGCCGGTCTTGGAGCAGATGTAGTCGCGGACCAAATCGCGGATCTTGGACTGCTTGGGAATTTTAAGTTTGTCCATCACCTTCATGGCGAAGTTGTGGATCTTCCGCGAGATGGCTTTTGGGTTCCACCCGGATTGTTGCTCCTCCACCTCAGGTGGGATAAATACCCGGATGGAGTGGAGAATTGTTCAGGGGTTTCAAAGAGGGGATGATGGAATTTATATCCATTTTTGGGGCGAAAGGTACCCAACGATTTACCAGTGCTCCTTTATCCAGCGTGCTCCAAATTTTCGCTTTTTCCGGAGGAAAAATAGGGTCTCCGTCCGGAGCTCAACTTCGGAAATCACTGCATTTCGAATGTCAAGTTCTTCCGCGTCCTTGGTCTCAGCGGAAAACCCGGAAACGACCCCATGTATCCATTTCATTGAGAAAAATGTTTCAACGGATTGATCTAACTGAAGCGAGAGGAGGACCTTCTGTCCTGGCGAAAATGAATAACTTGATTTTTTTGTTTCAAAAAGTCTGTCAGATGAAGCATAATCGTGAACGATGCAGCCACATATTTCGATGCCGTCTAGGGTGATTGTTGTCGGCTGAAGAATCCAGCTTGATACTAAAGGCAGGATTTTTGATTCGAGTTGATGATATGTGGTAGACTGCCATCCTCGCGGAGTCTTATTGCATTCGGCAACGAAGAAGAAATAGCTCATTTCTGACTTTCGTGGGAAATGCGGGAATCGCCTTTGTGTCTCATGGGTCTAGAGAGTACTGCTTGTGCTTCGGGAAAAATATTAGTCTCTCGATACTCTCTATGTTGTGTTTGCCAATAAGCTTTCGGGAGAAAAAGTGATCGGATGGCAACAGACTTGATGTGATTTCTTTCAAGGTGATATTGTCGTATATGTAAGGCTTGCCTGCCTTATCGAAAGCGTATTCATTATTCTTTTGGGTCATGAAAATGTTGGGGATGGCGACTCCATACTCCTCGAGGTCCTCCACTGGGTCGACAAAAGAAATACATGTAAACAAGTTCAGCTGTGGGTAGTTCGTTTCTTCCAGCCAAAGTTGAAGATCCCAATAAGAAAGTAGTGCTGCCTGTAGCAAAATTCTAGAGCGAACGATACGGTTTTTGAATCGAAGTTTATCAATTGTGGCGATGCGGTTTATCACTGGCACTTCCTCGAAATCGCTAAACTCTCCGAAATATTTCGAGGGCGTCCTTATGCAGCTGTGCTTTCGAATGAATTCAACAGCATCTGAGATCATTTGATGTTCCATCCCTGGTCCTTCAGCCAACTTTTTGTGCCGTTAGAAAAATTGGGGTCTTTGTCATGGATCGATCCATCTTGATTAATTGCTCCGCCATTTTTGCCGTTTGCATGCTCCGTGCGTCTTTCGGTCCGCACGCGAATCCGAAACAATCAGATCCCGGATGCGTGGAATTTGTATAGGTCATTTTTTGTGAAACGAATAATCTTGGGATTGCGACGTTATAGTCGATGAGTTCCTCAAGGGGGTCGGTATAAGAAATCGGCACAAACAAATTTTCTTTTTGTTGTTGTTCTGTCTTTTCAAGCCAGGCTTGAAGATCCCAGTACAGGAATGTAGTGGTTTGCAGCAAGATTCTTGATCGAATGATGGGATCTTTGAAATTTAGTTTGTCGATTATTGAGATTCTATTGATTACGGGGATCTCTTCGAAGATTGAAAACTCGCGATAATAGTTTGCTGGATTGCAAAGATCACTCTTGCGTCTGATGTAAGAGATTGCATCCGATACTAAATGCTCCATCCGTGCTCCCTAAGCCATTTTTTGTTCCATTAGAAAAATTTGGATCGCCATCGTGGGGCTTTCCATCAAGATTTACCGCTCCGCCGGTTTTTTCCCTTGCTGAACAGGTTGGGCCGCTTACGGAGTGTTTTCCTGGTCTTGTCGGTCATTGCTTCATGGATTTCAAAATAAGATCCCCTGGATATAGAATGAATGAATCATCTTGTTTGGAAAGATCAGTCCATAGCCCGCGATCGTCGGTGTCGTTCTCATTAATAACCCGAAAGACGGAAAGTGATGGAGGCAGACAAACAATTTTGTGTTGGTTGGAAATTTGGTGATGTTCAAACTCTTGGATCCAAAACAAGATGCATTCAATCTGTTTCTTCTCGGAAATGACATCAGTCTGCGGGCTTGACTTTAGCTTGTCGATGCAGTTTTGTCGAAGACAATTTAGTCGTTCCTTTAAAATCGTAAAATTCATTGAGATCACCTCTTTATGTAAATTGCTGTTCTGTTGCCTTGGGGGGTTAATATATTTATATGTGGCGTTCCCTTATGTGAATGGCCTTCAGGCAGTGTTTCATGGCCCGCAAGAACTCCTTTTTGGGTAGAGCTCCATTGGTAATCTTTATGGTATACCGCTCGATTTGTTCTGCGGTCGTGATTGTTTAGTTTGAATGCTTTTTTCTGGCGAGCAGTCTTGGAATAAACCTTGTTTCCTCCTCCACGAACCTTGCGGGCATTTGAAAATGCTGCTCTCAAAAGTTCATCAGCCTCTCGTTTTGAAGATACTTGGACTTCTCTTCCAGCCCGAAGGTCTCGAACTTGGGCTTGACAAACCAGTCCCCACGGATCCACCCACCCATTGGGATCCCCCACATACCCATACAGCGTGGGGTTTCCGCCCTCCAGGCGGATGGGATCCTGGCTAATATACCCGCCCGCCTCCGGGTCAAAGTACCGGAAGCGGTTGTAGTAGAGGCCGGTCTCGGCATCTTCGTATTGGCCGGGGTAGCGGAAAGGGCACAGGCCACGCTCGCCTTCCACCATGCGCGGCTGACCGTAGATGTCAAGATCGAGGGACCAGGTCTGATTGCCGGCGTCGTTGAACATGGCCAACGGCGTGCCCAAGTGGTCGCAGACAATGCTTTCGCGACGCTCGCCTTGGAGGCGGGCCATGGGCGCGAAGGAATCCGGCTCGAAGAGCCAGGTGATGGGACTTTGTTCGCTGGGCCGTTCCGGTGGGCCTTGCGGCGACAAGGGCGAAAGGGTCTTGTCGCGCAAAAGCTGCAGAACTTCCGCGAGGCGCGCGTCCATGGCGTAAGCCGGAGGCGGCTCGATTTTGGGGAGGGGTCCGGTTTCCTCCTGCCATTCGTGCAGGGGAAGGTTCCCGTCCCACACCCAATGTGTGGTGCGGCCCGCGAAGCTCTTGGAGACACGGCGCCCCAAGGGGGCGTACAGAAATTCCACGATCTGGCCATCGGGCCGGATCACGCGGGACAAGTGGCCCGCCGCGTTCCATTCGTACAGCCAGATTTTGTCTGCGTTGGGGCCTGATCCCAGGCCCGTTCCCGATCCTAAGACCATGGTGGTTCGGGGGAGTGGGGTGGGGTGATGGTCTTCTTGATCAAGTTGCCTTCGGCGTCGTATTCGTAACGCGTCAAGCCTTGGGTACTGGTGGATTCCAATAACTGTCCCGAGGGGCCGTATTTGCGGTCGAGCCGTTCGGGGGTGCGGAAGAGATTGCCCAGCACGTCCGGGACGCGCCAGAGCTTGTGGAAGTCGTTGTAGGTGGCACCAGACAGGTTCCCGAAGGCGTCGTGTTCGTATTCCACCGGGCCGTAGGCGGAGTCCACGATTTTTTTGAGGCGGGCGTCCACTGTCCAGGTGTCCTCGCGGGTGCGTTCTTTGTCCTTCTTGCCAAAGGAATGCTTAAGAGGACTTCCGTGCTGGCCGCGCTCCCGGTGGATTGTGACTCCTCCACCTCAGGTGGGCTAAATGCCCGGGTGGGGTGGAGGAGGTTTCAGGGCTTTCAAAGAGAGGAAATTGGAAGCCAGCTCAATCGGAGCGGCGAATGCGATGGGAGCGACCACCAAAAATGGCTAAATTGATTATTGACCATCTAGCTGATTCTCATCAATCTTTGATTGAATTGTTTTTATGCAATTGGTACACCAATCCTTTCCATTAGGTCCTTGTTCTTTCGAGAGAATCATTAAATAATCTATAGTGCGTTTATTTGTGCTGCTACTTACCAGAAAGTATACAGAATACTGCAAATCCCAATAGCAGGCCTTGTCTTTTCGGAATCTGCCAAGCAAATATGCTCCTACAGGCTCATTTAATTGAAATGTCAATTCAAGCTGGTTGTAAATCGCCTCGGTGGCTCCATTCAGAACCGTGAGATCTCCTGCTAATAATTTTCTGATTTTCTTGTATTGCTTGTCTCCACATCCATTGATGATCGCTTTCTCAACTTCTTCTATGTCTATTTGAAGAACAGCCTTTTTGGAGCTAGTCATGTTTATCCCAGGGATACCATATGAGCAGATCGAATTTCTTGATCGGAGTTCCCCGTTTTTTTGCCGGCGTCATTTAGTTTTTTTT
This DNA window, taken from Fibrobacterota bacterium, encodes the following:
- a CDS encoding IS21 family transposase, yielding MRRIREAIRLVHEQGMSRTRAAAALGIGKTTLLEILERLERSGLSPSDAMSFSDIDLETHLYPPAPAPTERIAIEPDVDHLVSELKRPGVTRKLLWEEYRKVHPQGLGYTAFCDRIQHHRSSSDLVMRQEHKPGEKVFVDYSGDRLELFDPQTGEVTIQELFVMAWGASHLIYAEPQDSQKLADWTMGHVRAFEYFGCVPSVVVPDCLRSAVTKVHTFDPELNRTYVEMCRHHNVVAVPARPRKPKDKAKVENAVRIVQQRIIAVLRDRKFHNRQSLEVAVREEVDRINATPMVGYDKKSRKELFEEVDRPAAQPLPQDRWEHQKWLRRRVGIDYCVEFERHWYSVPHKLAGHLVDVRVTVSAVEVYLEQERIAVHTRIHRAGGHSIQEAHMPENHRHALPASLDQILWRAQRIGPSMTEVVHARIEAVANPVAAARACLGLLRLAENAVSIERAERAAIYALEHRLLSCAQFEKILQSGAAEPKETESDAFVKHGNLQGLALWAQGV
- a CDS encoding ATP-binding protein, translating into MEQMTLSRLRELKLSQMANRLEELAGNPQSHSMHWKDVVASMVDCEYDNRSSRRLQELLRKARMKYPTASLESLEYDPQRGLSKDLMRDLASGRWIEQAHNVLISGPTGTGKTYLACALAGLACRRGVRTSYARVSVFLDYMASERALGGYAKALEKLRKSPLLVLDDLGADILNREQRRILFDVIEDRSLEGAVVVTSQVPIEQWAEVFGEAGAAEAIRDRLLQNGYRIALKGASRRGRFRTNPTG